Below is a window of Equus quagga isolate Etosha38 chromosome 1, UCLA_HA_Equagga_1.0, whole genome shotgun sequence DNA.
tggtatatacatgcaatggaatattatttaattataaaagggaatgaagcactgatgcatgctataacatggataaTCATTTAAactgttatgctaagtgaaagaagatagacacaaaagactacatgctgtatgattccatttatatgaagtgtccagaaaggacagaaagtaaattagtggttatcttgggtgggaaagagagagtgTTGCGGGAGGAATGAGaagtgactgctgatgggtaaagggtttctttttggtttcttttgtttcttttcatttcatgttctttttagaacatgaaaatgtcctaaaactgattgtggtgatggttgcacaactccgtgaatataccaaaaaccattgaatcATATACTTTAGATAGTGAATTCtgtagtatgtgaattatatcttaataaagcagatatatataatatagagagAGCTgataatatattatacatattatatagcATAATAATTATATCAGATAATTATAATCTAAttattataagtatatataataaaatattatatgcatatatatgaataattGCAAAGACTGCTTTTGATCAAGAATATGTAAGTCTTAATGAAACCCAGCATATTTTAAGGTATCTCAATATGACTATTTCATAGTAATTTGTAACTTAAATGGTGTAATTTAAAGTGTTATAGAGGTTATTTACCTACGAAGTAGAAGGGCTGGAATTAAGATCTCCAATTTAcatgagagagaggcagaagttTCCTGATACTTCACTCCTTGAGAGGTCAGCACGCATCAAAGAGGACCCTCAGTCTCTTCTGCTCGGATTTGATGCTTCCTGTGTGCCAACCAGGGTCTCCCTCATCCTAGCTTTTTTTGCTAAGGGCAGAAGACAGAGCAGCAACTcttgtgtatgtgtttttgtcTTCCAGACTTCCCTCTTCCTGCGGGCAAAGGGGCTCACCTAGAAGCAACAAAGGTAAGCTCTGCTTCCTTGGTTACCAAGAACAGCAATGGGAAGAAACCAGTTTCCCTGATAGCCCCAGTTCTTTCCTTtgggaggcaggggccagaggAGACTTGCATGGGAAGAACACCGCCATAACAGCTGAGTCTTCAACCATGTGCAGCACATTTTATATGTTCCCGAGCCCTATTTCCATGCATTATCCCAATCAGTTCACTCACCTCTCTTGTGGGATAGAAGGCAAATCTTCTGCACCAGTAGATGGAGAATGAACTTGTGGCTCAAATTCATTCTGTCCTTTGCTGCGGTGGACATTCTTTTAGCTCAGATATCCCAAGACATACATCCTGCCTCCCACACACCAAGGCTCTGCAACATattctgtctgtctccttccttctgtaTCCTAACTCTGCTGTGACAAGTTTGAGCCCACTACTGTCTGAACCACCATATACCAGTCACTCAATAATGTTCATAAGGAAATTCTAACCTGGAAAGACATTTTCCTCTCTGTAACCTAACAATCACATTTCGCAGTTGGTAGGGCAGGAATTTTCATCCTAATAAGGGATTTATAGTTCAGACTTGGGAGTCCAAAGATATGTTATCCTAtaattatgttatgttatattaCACTAcgttatattatactatattatattcATCCTGTCTGTGGTAAGTGCCAGGGGTCAAACACCGAGGCTTCTGAAGCCTGCTCTCCGAACTCCTGGTCTAGCACAACTTATTCCAATCCCCTCCTCCTGCTACAATGATGATGCCCAGAGGACCTGGAGGAAGGCATCTGAAGTAATAGTCTGTGTCTCACTTTCAGGTTGAGTGCATCAAGAATATAAATCAGTGCTGGTTTTTCTCCTACATCAAGCCAAGTGAACCCATATGTGGCAGTGACCAGGTTACTTATAATGGTGAATGTCATCTCTGC
It encodes the following:
- the SPINK8 gene encoding serine protease inhibitor Kazal-type 8; this encodes MKGSFLNTILVLSISAWATFAVDFPLPAGKGAHLEATKVECIKNINQCWFFSYIKPSEPICGSDQVTYNGECHLCFKILYEGLNTTKLYDGPCENP